In Sphingobacteriaceae bacterium, the following are encoded in one genomic region:
- a CDS encoding CHAT domain-containing protein, producing the protein MKVQLFLIFFLCTGIYTKAQDFGKAWSDFSKKMEKENLPIAVYEEFEKKYEKKFADFANEATHFYSSYAYALLNVKDQNSALEALKYSYHYSTQANDTTLKHIVVYRFGDYYRLTGNYIEAEKYYLGSLSTLAVILGESNREYSQIYFEYLQVLMFQGKYAEAKPGVEALIYYYKTLDGEKSLEYAHLNNNLADIYQYLGEYQKSIEILKPLLENKIFLELKDTAAYIESYSNLGDVYREAGDCNSAIILFKKAKEEFYTYRLNQLPILGSIVNNMGLCYKMNGEIKEAEESFDSALLLYDKANHNNTNDYCVTLNNKGDLYRELGRYGYASEILLKSLTIRKTYLDTNSKVYANTLNNLGLIYFDAGFYDEALRRLNHALLVYERTVGTQHQFYGNCINNISSLNFVTGEYKLAKENKIKALAITENSVGKDHYRYINFLISLSSMHVRLADYKLAEKSLMEAGQLAKKNFGLSHELYVRAQFGLAEILATTGRFEEATSLYNESIQYYIKKIDTYFCAMSEENQAHYLSLFESVFQSYNLFVLNYKLSHPQKNINALIKQVLKNQLLIKSLLGKNASGLQKQISKSNNQELKSVYDDWKIVKNQLINLNKSGQNDSLENELVKKVSQMETYLKQNVGAIFEVEHVDMEQLQKHLSKDEALVEIFKTTEWVSDTTYQAKYGAILIHKNKLQPELFVFNNGNELENTKFQLYTQAIENELIDSLSYSVYFEKIDKNLKGIQKLYVSADGVYQKINLNGLFIANQHKFIFDKYQVLSMPNLAGIIQNTSSLISTHKSAQLFGYPDYEYNFNTPSVPTIEQPLAIAKRYGLTELSKLPGTKIEVNEIGQILQSAGWSVKSYLNENASEKNLREINSPRILHIATHGFYLKNIESTDPFFLGFERSRLKENSYLRSGIILAGAIPSSADSVNSNTENDGILTAYDALLLDLHETELVVLSACQTGLGDNMGSQGVAGLQRSFAIAGAKNIIMSLWPVDDEATKFLMTTFYQQFAKSNSIENSFIVAQNACKLKYPHPAYWAAFVLLKGL; encoded by the coding sequence GTGAAAGTACAATTATTTTTAATCTTTTTTCTTTGTACAGGTATTTATACCAAAGCACAGGATTTCGGGAAAGCGTGGAGTGATTTTTCCAAAAAAATGGAAAAAGAAAATCTCCCAATAGCCGTATACGAAGAATTTGAAAAGAAATACGAAAAGAAATTTGCTGATTTTGCAAATGAGGCCACTCATTTTTATAGTTCTTATGCTTATGCTTTATTAAATGTAAAAGACCAGAATTCGGCTTTAGAAGCCTTAAAATATTCCTATCATTATTCCACACAAGCAAATGATACAACACTCAAACACATTGTTGTTTATCGTTTCGGAGATTATTATAGATTAACGGGAAATTATATTGAGGCAGAAAAATATTATTTGGGTTCTTTGAGCACATTAGCCGTTATATTAGGTGAATCTAACAGAGAATATTCACAAATCTATTTTGAATATTTGCAGGTTTTAATGTTTCAAGGGAAGTATGCAGAGGCAAAACCGGGAGTAGAAGCCTTAATTTATTATTATAAAACATTGGATGGAGAAAAAAGTTTAGAATATGCTCATCTAAATAATAATCTGGCTGACATTTATCAATATTTGGGTGAATATCAAAAAAGCATTGAAATTTTAAAACCATTGCTAGAGAATAAAATTTTTTTAGAATTAAAGGATACCGCAGCTTACATTGAAAGTTACAGCAATTTAGGTGATGTTTATCGCGAAGCCGGCGATTGTAATTCGGCCATAATTTTGTTTAAAAAAGCAAAAGAGGAATTTTATACTTATCGTTTAAATCAACTTCCAATATTAGGCTCTATTGTAAATAACATGGGTTTATGTTATAAAATGAATGGTGAAATAAAAGAAGCCGAAGAATCTTTTGATTCCGCTCTCTTATTATATGATAAGGCCAATCACAATAACACAAACGATTATTGTGTTACGCTAAACAACAAAGGAGATTTATATAGAGAACTAGGAAGGTATGGCTATGCTTCTGAAATTCTTTTAAAATCGTTAACTATAAGAAAGACATATTTAGATACAAACTCTAAAGTATATGCTAATACATTAAATAATTTGGGTTTGATTTATTTTGATGCCGGCTTTTATGATGAAGCATTAAGACGTTTAAATCACGCTTTATTGGTTTATGAAAGAACAGTGGGAACTCAACATCAATTTTACGGAAATTGTATAAATAATATTTCTTCTTTAAACTTTGTTACTGGCGAATATAAATTGGCGAAAGAAAATAAAATAAAGGCACTGGCCATAACAGAAAATAGTGTTGGAAAAGATCATTACCGCTATATTAACTTTTTAATTTCTTTGTCGTCAATGCATGTGCGCTTAGCCGACTATAAACTTGCTGAAAAATCTTTAATGGAAGCCGGGCAATTAGCGAAAAAGAATTTTGGCTTAAGTCACGAGCTTTACGTTCGCGCTCAATTTGGTTTGGCTGAAATTTTAGCAACAACCGGCCGTTTTGAAGAAGCCACTAGCTTATACAATGAAAGCATTCAGTATTACATAAAAAAAATTGATACTTATTTTTGTGCGATGAGTGAAGAAAATCAAGCTCATTATTTATCTTTATTTGAGTCCGTTTTTCAGAGTTATAATTTGTTTGTGTTAAATTATAAACTGAGTCATCCCCAAAAAAATATTAATGCTTTAATTAAACAAGTTTTAAAAAATCAATTGCTTATTAAATCGTTATTAGGAAAAAATGCATCTGGATTACAGAAACAAATATCGAAAAGTAATAATCAGGAACTAAAAAGTGTGTATGATGACTGGAAAATAGTGAAGAACCAATTGATCAATTTAAATAAAAGCGGACAGAATGATAGTTTGGAAAATGAATTAGTGAAAAAAGTTTCACAAATGGAAACGTATCTTAAACAAAATGTTGGAGCTATTTTTGAAGTGGAGCATGTTGATATGGAACAGCTTCAGAAGCATTTAAGTAAAGATGAAGCTTTGGTGGAAATTTTTAAAACTACTGAATGGGTTAGCGATACTACTTATCAAGCAAAATATGGTGCTATTTTAATTCATAAAAATAAACTACAACCGGAATTGTTTGTTTTTAATAACGGAAATGAACTGGAAAATACAAAATTTCAATTGTATACTCAGGCCATTGAAAATGAATTAATCGATTCACTATCTTATTCTGTTTATTTCGAAAAAATCGACAAAAATCTTAAAGGAATTCAAAAACTATATGTTTCTGCGGATGGAGTTTATCAAAAAATTAATTTGAATGGTTTGTTTATAGCGAACCAACATAAATTTATTTTTGATAAATACCAAGTTCTATCCATGCCTAATTTGGCCGGAATAATCCAAAACACTTCGAGTTTAATTTCAACCCATAAATCGGCGCAATTATTCGGTTATCCGGATTATGAGTATAATTTTAATACACCGTCAGTTCCCACAATTGAGCAGCCATTAGCAATAGCCAAAAGATATGGTTTAACGGAATTATCAAAACTCCCCGGTACCAAAATTGAAGTGAACGAAATTGGACAAATACTTCAAAGTGCAGGATGGAGTGTAAAAAGTTACCTGAATGAAAATGCCAGTGAAAAAAACTTGAGAGAAATAAATTCTCCGCGCATTTTGCATATAGCTACTCATGGATTTTATTTGAAGAATATTGAAAGCACAGATCCGTTTTTTCTTGGATTTGAAAGGAGTCGACTTAAAGAAAATAGTTATTTAAGATCAGGAATAATATTGGCAGGAGCTATTCCTTCTAGCGCCGATAGCGTTAATTCTAATACAGAAAATGATGGTATTTTAACAGCTTATGATGCATTATTACTGGATTTGCATGAAACCGAATTGGTAGTATTATCCGCATGTCAAACCGGATTAGGTGATAATATGGGTAGTCAGGGTGTTGCCGGCTTACAGCGCTCTTTTGCAATTGCAGGTGCTAAAAATATAATTATGAGTTTATGGCCGGTTGATGATGAAGCAACTAAATTTTTAATGACTACCTTTTACCAACAATTTGCAAAATCAAATAGTATAGAAAATTCATTTATCGTTGCACAAAATGCGTGTAAGCTCAAATATCCCCATCCGGCTTATTGGGCGGCTTTTGTATTGTTAAAAGGATTGTGA